In Dama dama isolate Ldn47 chromosome X, ASM3311817v1, whole genome shotgun sequence, one genomic interval encodes:
- the GDPD2 gene encoding glycerophosphoinositol inositolphosphodiesterase GDPD2: MAESPGCCSVWARCFHCLYSCHWKQCPRDGRQTDKCECVWFGLLFLTFLLSLGWLYIVLILLNDLHNFNEFLFQHWGHWMDWSPAFLLVISLLVTYASLLLLLALLLRLYGQPLCLHTIHKVLLLLIIILVAAGLVGLEVQWQEEWHSLRLSLQATAPFLHIGAAAGITLLAWPVADTFYHIHQRGPKILLLLLYFGATLGIYLAPLFISSACIMEPKDLPHKPKLIGHRGAPMLAPENTLMSLRKTAECGAVVFETDVMVSSDGIPFLMHDERLTRTTDVASVFPDRVNSHSSNFSWAELKRLNAGAWFLQRQTFWGAKPLSGHDREDAESQTVPSLEEILKEAEGLNLSIIFDLRRPPRNHTYHDSFVNQTLETVLSSGVPQAMVLWLPDEDRAYVQERAPQMHQIYGHLEGHGTERPQFLNLPYQDLPLLDIKALHHHNVSVNLFVVNKPWLFSLLWCAGVDSVTTNDCQLLQQMRYPVWLIPARTYLIIWIITNCVSILLLLWTFLLQWRCAKERQRTGLETAVLLTRINNFITE; this comes from the exons ATGGCCGAGTCCCCCGGCTGCTGCTCTGTCTGGGCCCGCTGCTTCCACTGCCTGTACAGCTGCCACTGGAAGCAATGCCCCAGAGATGGGAGGCAAACCGACAAG TGCGAATGCGTCTGGTTTGGCCTGCTCTTCctcaccttcctcctctccctgggCTGGCTGTACATCGTGCTCATCCTTCTCAATGACCTGCACAACTTCAATGA ATTCCTATTCCAGCACTGGGGGCACTGGATGGACTGGTCCCCGGCATTCCTGCTGGTCATCTCTCTACTGGTCACATACGCATCCCTGCTCTTG ctcctggcccTGCTCCTGCGGCTCTATGGCCAGCCTCTATGTCTGCACACCATCCACAAG GTGCTGCTGCTCCTCATCATAATTCTTGTGGCTGCTGGCCTTGTGGGGCTGGAGGTCCAATGGCAGGAGGAGTGGCATAGCTTACGTCTGTCACTGCAG GCCACAGCCCCATTCCTTCACATTGGAGCAGCTGCTGGCATCACCCTCCTGGCCTGGCCTGTGGCTGATACCTTCTACCATATCCACCAAAGAG GTCCCAAGATCCTGCTACTGCTTCTATATTTTGGAGCCACCCTGGGCATCTACCTGGCACCCCTATTCATCTCCTCAGCCTGTATCATGGAACCCAAAGACCTACCACATAAGCCCAAGTTGATAGGACACCGAGGGGCCCCCATG CTGGCCCCCGAGAACACCCTGATGTCCCTGCGGAAGACAGCTGAATGTGGAGCTGTTGTGTTTGAGACCGACGTGATGGTCAG CTCCGACGGGATCCCCTTTCTCATGCATGATGAGCGCCTAACCAGGACCACAGATGTAGCCTCTGTGTTCCCAGACCGAGTCAACAGCCACAGCAGCAACTTCTCCTGGGCTGAACTGAAGAGGCTCAATGCTGGGGCCTGGTTCCTTCAG AGACAAACTTTCTGGGGGGCTAAGCCGCTGTCAGGCCATGATCGAGAAGATGCTGAGAGTCAAACAGTGCCATCCTTGGAAGAGATACTGAAGGAAGCTGAAGGCCTCAACCTTTCTATCATATTTGACCTGCGCCGCCCCCCAAGAAACCATACATATCATGACAGTTTTGTGAACCAGACATTGGAGACTGTGCTGAGTTCAGGAGTGCCCCAAGCCATG GTCCTTTGGCTGCCGGATGAAGATCGGGCTTATGTCCAAGAAAGGGCCCCCCAAATGCACCAGATATACGGACATCTGGAAGGCCATGGCACTGAGAGACCCCAGTTTCTCAACCTCCCCTATCAAGACCTGCCACTGTTGGATATCAA GGCACTGCACCATCATAACGTCTCGGTGAACCTATTTGTAGTGAACAAGCCCTGGCTCTTCTCCCTACTCTGGTGTGCAGGGGTGGATTCAGTCACCACCAACGACTGCCAGCTGCTGCAGCAGATGCGTTACCCTGTCTGGCTTATT CCCGCTCGAACCTACCTGATAATATGGATCATTACCAATTGTGTCTCCATCCTGCTGCTTTTGTGGACTTTCCTCCTACAATG GAGGTGTGCTAAGGAGAGACAGAGAACCG GGCTAGAAACAGCAGTGCTGCTGACCAGGATCAACAATTTCATCACGGAGTGA